The DNA sequence TTTTCATAGTAAACCTGAAGATGGATTCAATTCCGTCGGCTGAGAATTGTAGAGGTAGTACTTGCAGTCGTATAGAGGATCTTTCGAAAGAACAATTGTGGTCTTTGTCGCTCGCCAAAGTATAGTGGTTTAAATGACGTCGATCGTGCACATCTTCGCATTCTAAATGATAAATGTCTTCAACTACAGAATAGTACACATTTCCAATCTCCACTAGAAGAGGCCATTACTTACTGGCTAGTAATATGAAGGGCAACAAACCtgtctcctcctcctcttaATTGAATAATTGACAGGACAGTTTCCTTGGTATGAAGTAGTAAATGGTACAAAGTGGTAGCAGTAACACGAATTATACTCATGCATTCTCAAACATATGCGATAGGGGTTGAAATCCGACCTGCCTGGCGAAAATCCGGAATGGAGCTcaagtgaagaaagaaaacaaTCATCATTCTGGATTATATAAATTATTTTATTTGGCAATGAAAGTACGTAGTCATAAACAATAGATATTCTCCTCAAAATGTAATGCAAAGATTATTCTTTCCCCGTGATTGTTCCATGATGAAAAAGGTTTTTTGAGCATTGACTGACTGCCAAGTGTGACAAATCCAAGAGTCAAACTTGATATTGCTTTTAGATACATAATTTTTTGTCGAGTTTTTAGAGAGATATTGTGATCCATCCTGACATATTTCTCACGTTGATTGGGCTTCCGCTGAATATGAGGACATGCCAATCCCAGCCCAAACCCAAGTTCAAAGCTCAAAGCTCAAAGCCCTCGGATCCCTTTCAGACCTCGGTTTTGCGAGAGCTGGTTTACTGATTATACCGCTGACCGGTTTTGGTATCAGGATCACGTTCTGGGCTTAGCGTTTGTGGCTGGGACTGTGGTTGTGTCTCGGTCTGCGTATGTGTATGCGTATGTGACGGCAGCGCCGTAATCGGCATCTGCCTAAACACCCCCTGGTCAAACTGATTCATCCCCGCCGaatcatccatcctctttgGGAAATGTTCTGGATAAGAAATCTCCCCTGCTCTGATCATTCCAAAGGCACCTTCGTAACCCCTCAAGTTTTCGGGGGTGAAGGTATCCCGCCATCGGCCGACGAGGTAGCCGCCTGTGAGGATGTAGCCCCTCCACAACCAGCGAGTGCCGGGTTCACGCTGTGGCTTTAGGTTTTTGGTGGTTAGTGACTGTCAATAAAGAGGGGGGCAGCGAGGTATAAGGATCGTTGGTACTTACACTGTAAGAAAAACAGAGGATAACCAGACCGTCCCAAGATCTGACCCTACCACGTACTTGAGCCCAGCCCCAGGCGGTACGAGACTACATATTGCCATGTGTGAGCAaaggtaaaaaaaaagggagagacgAAAATATCAAGACTTACTCTACCGGATATCAAAATCTCCTTGGTCCAaccttcctcgtcttcatcatcgtcattcaCGATTTCATAGCCGTTACCTTGTTCCAAAAACCTaatttcctcctcaaaactCTCCATATCTTTGGATCCCGCGGTGAGCAACGGACCATCACCACcgacatcttcctttttcacttttACAAGCGTTTCCCTCAACTCTGCCTTCACTGCTTGTTCTGCAAACATACCAGTGTACACCCCCCTCAAATCACCCGACAAAATGTGTCGGTAAAATTCAAAGTCGTAAAAAAGGAACGTGCCCCACCAAAACCCTTCAATGCAGCCGCGAAACGTCAAAGGGGCAAGACCTTTGTTCGTATGTGGGTCCTGACACATCGCGTTCCTCTGCCATCCCTTATCGCTACCAATCGAAAGGGGTACCTTGTTTGTCGAGAAGATACCGGGTAGACGAGCTTCAAAGggggaggttgagaagtTTGAGCTGCCGGAATGCAGGCCGATTCGCTCGGGATGGCGTTCCAAgagacggaagaagaggatgtagGCGCCAAGGACGAATTGGGGCGGGCAGCGGCGCCAGGAATAGCCGAATCGTTTGTAAGTCATAGCTCGGTAGCGGACGGTAGGATCGGTGCCGTGGGTAGAGCAGCCAGGACCGCAGATGGGGAGTTTTTTGAGGTGCCAAGGGGCGAACGACACATCGTACTGTTGGGGTTTTGTTTAGCAATCACACAAGGGGAGAGTGCTTTTCAGAGTGTGACTATTGGAGAAAACCAACCTTGGCACACGCAAAGACGTATGGTCGTAGCATGAAGATTTTCTCGTCCAGTTCTTCGGGCGTGTCTTCCCCAACAGTGTCTAGAGCAATGAGGATCAGCACCAGACACAAAAGGAATAAGCGATTCTTACCGATTCCTGCAAAGATGCAAGTCCATGCGACAAGGGCCttttcgccatcttctGTAGGGTATCCCGGCAGCAGCGACTCTTTTAGCAGGGTATCTCTATAGTACGCTGTAAAAGCCGCTCGCAAGTTGCATTGCTCGAGCAAGAATGGCAGGTTTTTGCCGTCTAGCTAGCAGTTAGCCACTGCGGTCGAGGACAttagaaagaagaaaaaaccGTTACGCACCATTCTCCGTCACAAGGAACCATACTGTCCACATATCTTCCATAAACTGTGCCCTGTCACAGATGCCGGGTATTTCCACCCTTCCGAGCTTTGCGATCTgcctcatcctcctgcTCATCTCCCACCTTGTTCTGTAATCAATTGCCCACGGACGAGGCTCAGACAGTAGGTCGAGGATGTTGTATTCATCCTTGTATATATGTGTCTTCATCCATTGGTATCGCCTGAGGATAGCTTGGTGGTCAAAGGTGGCAAAGTAGAGGTCTTTGTAGAGCTGGGGGTTGTTGGGGAATGAGAGGGCATGGTATACGCTGCGGCatgtgaggaagaggggaggaggggagggcTGTGGGGCTGGGGGTGGCGgtgaggaggtggaaggctgtgcgggagaggaggtggggggGGAGGGAGTCGAGCGACTTGGCTTGCGGCACTGGCATCCTGCTCCTGACGCCAAGTTGCCACGGGAATCAACAAACAACACCAGTAATATCCCTTAATTACAAAATATATACACCCTCCCCAGCCCCTCCTGGCCacgcctcttccttttcgctCCTCGCCGCCAATCTCCTGCCCGCCGGTCTTCTCATCGCTACTTGGACTGCCAGTACAGTACACGTTACATCTATTACAAGTACTCGTCCTTCATTAATCGATAGACATCCGCTACAAGGTACAAACTTCCACACACAACCGCTAATCTCCCTGAACCCTTTGCATTCCGCAATGCATCCCTTacaccatcttcccctaCCCCACCGATAATAaccgcttcttcccctAACAGCTGTCTCGCAGCTCGTGCAACCTCGTCCCTTGGCACCGTCTTGATCCACGGCATACCTTGCACCGGCGTCGTAAACTCTACcaactcaatctcatcgcCACGCCGTAAAAGCGGAGAGAGCACGCTATCGATGGATTTGCCTGGTGATGCAGAGAGAGAGACGATGAACCGGAAGCGGGGTTCTAGGTTGTCGTCTCCTTCTATTGATAGAGAATCAATGTAATCGCGTAAAACTTTTGCAGAGTCGCTGTTATGTGCTCCATCCACTAGGAAAGAATGCGATTCGCCTTGACGATTCTCAACGTAGTGTACCCATGAACAACGGCCCTCCCATTGACAAGAAGCCACTCCTTGCTGTATAGCGGTGTCTGTCAGCCtctcaagaagaggttgaatCTGTTTGGCACGAGTGTCATGCCGTATAGCCTGGAGAATAGTAAGCGCAACGGATAGATTATCAAGCTGGTGGTTCCCAGGAAGAGATAACTGAGTAATGATGCTACTGTTGTCGCCGCTACTGCTAGAGGAGGTAGTGGTAGCAGTAGGTAGTGAGGGAAGCAGGGTGCGCAATTGCACAGGAGGCGGAGGTTTAAAAGGTTCGACAGACACCACCtgtcttcccttttccatccccaCCTCCGACACCTTCTCCGTCCGCAACGCTTCCAAAACTTTTGCACCCCTTTCCCCCGCCGTTCTCCTCGCCATATCCACCACCCCTTCATACTGTTGCGCTCCGATCACAAACACCGCGTCCCGGACTGCAATACTAGCTTTCTCCCTTGTGATCTCTTCCACCGTCTCACCCAAAAACGCAGTATGGTCCAACCCAACACTGGTGAGTGCGGAAGCAAGGATGGTGTCAGCGGGGATCACGTTTGTGGCATCTCTGGCGCCGCCCATCCCACATTCAATAATCATCACATCCACTCCCCGTCCCCGCCCCGGTCCCTGTTGGGCACAACAAGTATTCTTCGTATTGTTGATTAACCAATACGCAGCAGCGGTGGTGATCTCAAAAACCGTCGCCCccacattcttcttctcatcaacCCCCTTCACCGTCCTTActgcctcttcccactGCTCCTGGGTAGGCGGTAACCCATCAATACGAACAGCATCCCTCGGCTCGAGCAAGTATGGCGAATTGTATCGAGCTACGCGAAAACCAGCAGAGAGGAAACAAGATTCTAAAAGGGCAGAGACGGAACCTTTGCCATTGGTGCCGGCAAGATGGATGgcagggatggaaaggggGGGAGCAAAGGATGAAAGCAGGGTTTGCATTCGGGAGAGACCGAGGTCGATTTTCCCGAGACCATTGAAGGTAGAGTTGGTGGCGGTTGGACTGGGGTTAGGCAGAGTATTGGTCTCTACGGCAGACCCGGTATGGGGAGGGTGTTGACCTTGGCCTGATGGACCGGGCATGATTTCCGTCTAAAATGAATATTAATCAGGTCAGTACCTCGGAGTTCTTATTTGTGAAGTGAAGCAGGTGGATATATCTACCTAAGATGAGATAAGATGCAACGTTTCCAGATAGTTGCGCCGATACACAACTGGCGCTATCGAGCTTGTACGCTGTAGGTAGGCGGGGTACTGTATCACTGCAACTCAAACGAACAATGGACGATAAAAACAAAATCCATGCGCGTAATAGTAGAATATggtgaggtggaagaaatAACTTACGTAATATATTCGGGGAACTGCTAAACGGCGTTAACTACGCACTGTTCTAGGTACATACCGTAGAGCCGTTCGAGTTCTCTGTCGACACATGTCGCACGCAACTGCTGAATGGATGTCATCtaccttccctcctccgACCTCGCCATGACCTCTTGCCCGACTTTAGTCCTACCCCTTGgaatttcatcttcttcgttccaTGTCCATTTTGTTCGCGACAACCAACGAAAGAGCCGACGCAACATTTTCTTTACGTTTCGTGGCCATCTCTATATGACTGATAAAAGACGCACCTTTGttgcatcatcatctatcCCTGATCTATATTGTTTTGATTGTAGTATACATATGCATAATCATAAAAATACATTTCTCTTCGGCCCGCTAAGCGTAACGATAgcctctttttttcccattcctctctcGTACGTACAGATCTTTCCAGCGATCAATCAATAATACCCTTGTCAATATCCATCAGGAACTGGGAGATGCCCTGCTCCATTCGGCGTGGAAACCTTTCTATCCCCTAACCGACTTTGCTCAGTAGTCACAGGATTCACAAAATGCGTAGGATGCACAGGATGAGGGGCGGAATGTCTTCTGTAAGGTTCATACATCTGACGATGAGGGTGAGAGGGGTTCCCCGCTTGATCATTCATGAGATGGCCGGgggctggtggtggtggcggcggcggtAGTGCCGACGATTGAATATGTGGTTCgtgatgaggatgaggatgagatgggtAGTGGGTTTGGGGCGGCGTCGGGTAACGGGGATGTGGGTAGCTGGGCTGTGGGGGAGGTAAGTGGTGGTAGTGGTGTAGCACGGgcacagaagaaggtcttGAATAGTGTGACTCGTGTGGTGCTAGATGGCTTGCTAACCGCTGAGATGTAttggatggaggaggagcgagGTGATGCGGATGATGAGAAacttgaggatgaggtaTGGGGTAAAGTGGTTGATGCTCTTGCGATGGCGGCTGCGGGTGGAAAACCCGTTGCGGTACCGCCTGAtattgttgatgatggagtaCTGGATGGGTTAATTGATATGACATCTGATGAGATacttgaagaggaggtacGGGGGTGGGAAATTGGCTGCTGGGATGGTGTGCAAGATGTTCAAGATGACCTGCAGAGTGGACATGAAAATGGTGCTTGGGATGGTGTCCAGAGCcatgaggaggataagaATTGTAAGGCGCAGGTTCAGGCGCTGATTCGCGTCTCGCCAATCCTGATCCTTGGTTCAActtttttgactttttcgGAGAAGGATTAAGCATCTCGTCCATTCTTAGCGGCCTTGCATGAGCAGGTTGCGCAGACTGCTTGTCCTGAGGGGCCAAATGGCGTTGCACGTCGGATTGATCATCTTGAGAAGATGCACCATTCATTTGGTCATGTCGACGATTGTTGGCGTTGACATGCGTACGAGCTGACATGATGTTTCCGATCAGCATTTCCCATAAAATCGATGAGACGTTTTGGAGCAGCTGTGACGTACCATACTCATTTTCCAATAACGGGCCCTGTGCGGGCCTTAGATCGATACTAGACCATGGAAAGATCCCGCCGATGCTGCTCCCAATTAGAAAATGATCTTTCCAAGTGCAAATCTCAACAAACTCACCCCTCAGCATCCTGCACATAGACTTCCTGGGTCGTCTCTCTAGCCTCGACAAGAATGTATTCTAACGACGCTCCTGTTCtgatcttgatcttgatTTTTGATCCTGAAGGGATAGACATCACTCTATCCCTGAACGCCTCTGCCTTTCTCTGTTCCAGtttttccttcacctcctaGACAAAGAGTTAGCCAAAGATCATTTATATTACAAAAACTTTACGATGAAAGATTTACTGGATTATGTTGAGGACACAAAAGCTCGACTTTGATATCGATCATCATCGGAATTTCCGCATCCTCTGGCAAGGGCggttctccttctcctgacAACATGGGAGTCTCGACTTCCCAAATTTTGAGACTCGCAACATCGCTTTCTCGAGCACAAGAGACATGGAAAGCTCGCGGACATTTGCCCTAGAAAATAAGTCAACAAGTAAGAACATGGCTAAACATAGCATTCGCAAACACAAACCTTTGTGCATTGTATTTTAGCCCCAGTTTTTTGAAGCTTCTTGTCTTTGCACAGAAGGCATTTCTTAGGCAAATTTAGCATTCCattgctcctcttcttttctatTTTTCAAAACTCACCAATTTCCATCGTGCACTCTCTACATTCTCTACACCTACAATGAATGTCCCAAATCCACCAGGGACCTCCCTGTCCTCGATACCAACTCCTGGCATAGCCAGTGCACAGGAATGATGAGCCATTATTTCTCCATGACGTGGCTTCCACCTCGCTTTTACAGCATCCGACGGGTCGAAAACAGGTAGAAGGTCGTCCTTGGCAAAACCCgggcagaagaggcaggGGAAAGCGTTCGGGTCCTTGAAAAGGTCCGCTTTCGCTGGCTGCTGATTTGACGAGATATCTATGATTGCCTTTGAGATGCGTTTCCTTGGCGCTTTTACGGGCTTGGATTGATCAGCCTCCTCGATAATGGCCGGAGTATGCGAAAGGACAGTATCGTCGGATGGCTTCTGAGAATCTTGTTTGGCTCTTTTCCTCGGAGTGCGATCATCGCCTGAAGAAAGCCTTTTGCGctgcttttttttattcCGCTCTTCTGCAATAGCGTTGAGaagttcttcctcgcctttGAAGCGGATGGCATCCTTAGCCAACATTTCGTCAACATCAATTCGCACGCTACGTTATTTGTCGTCAACTTTAACCACCTTAGGTCATAACAAGAACGACATCTTACCTGTGATTCACACATTTGCACGCTTtcgctctccttcctaACTCGACCCAGCTATCCAAAGCAAAATTCACGCTCTCTGCACAATTGAATCCCATATTGAACCCGGCATGATATCCCCGTGGATATGTAATGACGAATTCGCCTTGATTATGGACCAGCATATTGACGCGCATACCATCATTGGCAAGACGATAGGGCGAAACAGCGAAAGATTTATGGCGGAGAAATTGATCACAGTTACGGGCATCTTCGGGGAAATAGCCTGATTTGCTTTAGGAAGGTTTCACTTTGGACGCGAAAGTGCATTGATCACATACCTTGCAAGATACGTTCAAAACGTTCCGCTTGCTGCTGTGGTATAGCATACCAGAATTTGGGCGCACCAAAATGGATATAATTTATTGAAAAGAGGTCCATCTTTTATAGGCCTTAGCCcgtttttctcttttcaatACTAAATTGACTTACATCTTCCACGTGCCACGCAAAAGAAGCACCCCACATTCCAAAGTAAAGATACGGCGCGTTAACACCGGGGAGATGCCTCAGATCCCATCTATTGAGAAGATTTGGCAGGTGAGCCACATTCCACGGTGTTTTTTCATCCATAAAAAGCGATCCTGTTCTCTTATCCATCAGTCTGATTGGCATATTGAAATTAAGCATGGAATGGCCCACCCTCCATATCCGCACCGTACCAGCTCGGCTCACCCAGCCCCATGTTCTTCCAGAATCTCCTTTCTAGAGCTACGCACGCTTCTAAGGAATAATCCTCCCGGCGTGTGTTCTCTGGTAACCAGTCTTCTTTAGGATCGAATGATTCGTACCAAGGATTAATGTGTTTCTCGAACGTTCTGCTCTTCGTAAATGGCTCGGGTCCTAAAGAAGCAGAATGGAGTTCCTGGGGTTTATTGACAGAGTCGGTAGATGCTTCATCCTTTCTATCCGAGACCGGCTGTACTTGACCattgttttctttttcttcctttatGTCTTCGATCTCCGTTGCCTTCCTTACCCTATTCGCTTCCGCCGCCAATCgtttttctcttcgtctttctttctccttcttcatatcGTCCCTGactttttgtcttctttcttccgcttccttCGAATCTCGATTCGTAGTACTCCCAACGTCTTTTGGTCCCGGGCCCGAGAATTTTTTGTCTTTGCATTTCTTGAACCATTCTTCCACAGTCAACGGACGGCGTTTGTTCCGCACGACATTGGCTATTCGGAACAGACCCGAAGATCCTATCAGATTTTGCTGAATAGGATCGGTCACTCGGACGGAAGCGAGACTGGACTTGGAAATGGGAGGCACAGAATCGATCCACTCTACAGGAGGAATAATCTTGACGATGCCGGAATACTGACCCCAAGCCGTAGTCTTGCGTGCATATCCTTCAAAGTCCTATACCATGAATAGAAACGTTAGCATGCCATAACTCTGACAAAAAAGCTATTAAACGTAGTACGAACAATGAATTCCTCCATCGAAGGTTTGAAAACTGGAATGCCTCTCAGTGCATGAGGGTCATCCTCGGGTGACAACCACCCGTCTCCAATATTTGGTATACCACGAGCTGCTCCACTGCCGTTAAGGTTGTTTGTGAGTGGAGAACTGAGCAATGATTAGTTCTAGTTCCTTTGATCACCTTTGACTACTCttcgaaggaagaatgcTTACAAATGATCTGGTTGTATAAATTTGGGCCCTTCCTCGATTTCctgagcttcttccttcacttcACTAGCTTGCGTTCCCGAGGATCTCTCTAGATTGGCATGCCTTTCAGGTACAGGCGGTTCTTGCGAATCTTCTGTTAAAACTTGGTTATTTCGAGGAATTTGAGTGGTACCTGAAGTGATTGCTGTGATTGTGCCGCCCACCGCTCCTTCCGGGATGTTCGTCGGGGAATTAGGTATTCCATCTTGTCGCTCAGCCGCAGAAGGTATTGAAGTACTTGCTATGTTGGCCGTagaagatggcgatgaGGGATGGGAAACCCGACCTCCACTTGACGAAATTGCAGGAATTTGTGATTCCGAAGCCGACATCTCGTGTTTGTGGAAGTTGATCGAGTTTTGAGGGGGTTGGAGCCGATTGTCCTATAAGGACAGTGAAATTCCGGCTGGGTAACACGATATGAGAGTACGGCAGTTAAGAGGAGAAGCGGTGTTGGAAGCGGTGTTGGGGGAAGACAGAGGTCAACCGATCGATAAATAACTTTGGATGATGTCTTGTCGCCGCTTGGAagaaagtgatgatgtcgtTCTTGGCTCGGCGGCGGCCGCTTCTCCACCAGCCAAATCACGTGATTGTTACAAAAAGTTGCCCGTCGACAATCGTGTAAATAATAAGAAGGCCAGCATAGTAGTAATAGCAGCTTTGATACCTATATTATTGGTTCGCCCGACCTGTGTGACAAAGCCCTCCCCTCGGCTATTCCGGTATATGCTGCCATGTATGTAAAATGCCTGTAACCACGCATGACACGCCACCATTGAGCCGATACGGGAATTAACTAAGTAGTCAATCTCAATTCATTTCTCTATGACATCAAAATATTCCCTCTACTCCTCGCCAACCTTCTGATTTTGCACTTCTCCAACGCTCTGGccctccttgatcttctgAATGGTACCTTTTCCGGGGAGCACCATTGTAGGGGGCAAGTGGGTGAGGTcgggaaggagagaagcgGCAGTCAATCGGGCATTCTGTTGGAGGACCATGCTAGAAACCGGGAAAATTAATGTTGACCCATGatagaaaagatgaaataGATGCTTACTCCATGATGACCAGAGCAGCCATAGTCTCCACGATAGGGACAGCACGGGGAACAACACAAGGATCGTGTCGGCCCTTGGCAGCCAATACGCCCTCAGTACCGTCGTACTTGGCAGTAGACTGTTCCTGAGCAATGGTCGCAGGAGGCTTGAAACCAATCCTAGACATATGTATTAGTCTTTGTCCCTCTGATGCCATATTGTTTAAACTTACCTGAAGTAGATATCCTCGCCGTTGGAGATACCTCCTTGAACACCACCACTCCAGTTAGTCACAgtcctcaaccttcttccaccgGTCTTCTCATCGACGCCCTCCACGAAAGGATCGTTGTGGACACTACCAGGGAAAGTGGATCCACGAAGACCGGAACCGATTTCGAAAGACTTGGTCGAGGGGATAGAAAGCATGGCGTGAGCAAGAACAGCCTCGAGCTTGTCGAAGCAGGGTTCGCCCAAACCGAGGGGGCATCGTCGGATAACACAGGTGACGGAACCGCCCAAGGAATCatccttggccttggcaGCACGAATAgtctcctccatctttttgCTAGTCTCCTTGTGAGGGCATCGGGTGATCTCCTTGTCAACTTCCTCTCTAGTAACAGTCTTCACAAGGTCCATGTACTCTTTGCCCAaaacctcatcctcttcgtcggCGAAAGGCAAAGCGACCTTGCCAACACTGGCTACGAAGGCGACAATCTCGACACCGAAAGCCTCCTTCAAGTATTTCTCCGCGATCGCACCAGCCGCAACTCGTCCGATAGTCTCACGTGCGGAAGCACGACCACCACCAGAAGAAGCCTTGACACCATACTTGGCAAGATAGGTGTAGTCGGCATGGGAAGGTCGGGGATAAAGATCAGTCTCGGCGTAGTCGTGAGGTCGTTGGTCCTTGTTGTGGACAAGAAGGCCGATAGGGGTACCAAGAGTAACACCGTGCTCGGTGCCAGACTGGACATGAACAGTGTCGAACTCGGATCGCTGCAATCAAGCTCAGTGTACGCTTCCAAAAAAAATTCTCAATAAGGATGAAACAAACAGCAGTAGTAATATCGCTCTGTCCAGGTCTTCTCCTAGACAGTTGCGTTTGGATGTCGGCCTCTGTCAATTGAAGTCCCTGGAATGACAAATCAATAGTCGGTCGACTGACAATTTACTGAGAAGCTTACGGGAGGGACGCCGTCAACGATACAGCCGACACTCTTGCAATGGCTTTCGCCGTAGGTGTGTACTCGGTAAAGAGTTCCGAAGCTAGACATTGTATTTTTAGTGCGAATCCGATGgtgaaggaaaatgaggagTGAATACGCTGAATAAAAAACCGGGGCAAGTAGGATCGGAGGATGAGTCTGAATTTTGGAGTCAGAGGCCTCCCGACATTTTATTCAGTCGGTCCAAGGGGACTTCGGATTTGAGTTGCACGGGTTTGTTTGCTTTTCGTCAATTCTTTTCGAAaaccagcagcaacaaaTAGTCACATATCAAAAATATGCCTCGCCCTGGTCAGCAAGCAGCTCGCAGGAAAAGAGCTCGTGTATCTACTACCCCCATTCCAGTGACAAATCAAGAGGAGCCAGGGTCTCCCAACCCTCGAGCGCGATGCCTGCCTGTTGCCGACCTGCCAGCCGACTTTGACGGCATACCAGAAGATGGAGCGCAATATCTGGCGATGGTTATGAGGGCCAACGAGGAATTGCCTTGGTCCACACGAATGGAAGGTTGGACACCGGCTGTAGAGGATGAGACAAAAGTCAGGCCAGATAATGGCCAACCGACTGGTACGAGACATATGGCGTTGCCCCAAGGAAGCTGGGAAGTACTCTTCCCGTTACATTTCCAAAATTATCGAAAGGTAGGTGGTGTGTCACGATTCCCACATTTGGCACAAGCTGACGAGGTAATCTTTACTGCTCTGCTATTATCAGAACTTAGCGGAAAGTTGGCCTCCATCGCCACCCCTACCATATCCTCAAGAATATCCACCTTTGCCCGAAGCAAATCGACGGTCCGAATGGTACATGTTCATCAACGGTTATCCCATGGAGCAGCATGCGAAGCCAGTACAGAAGGGCGCgaagggcaaagaaaaggccCTTGAgttgacagaagaagaagccatgAATGAAGCGGCAAGTAATACTCAAAATGCTCAAAGAGGGGTCAACCAAGAGCCGTCCGCAGAACTCAGagcaaagaagggaaaacaTAGAGAGCCTCTTGTCAGTGTGGTTCAAGGACTGAACTCTGTGAGCCGTTGTTTTTGCGATTAAACATATACTGTAACTAATATGGACCACAGAATGAAGCTGTCCGAATTCTCTCTCATTTTGCCCACTGGCTCACGGAATCAATAACTCAACTCCCAGCTCCCTTCCCCACATCACCTGAACTCCTCCCGACTCAACCAGACGGGCCAATgaatcctccttctcctgcgtcatcttcaacagcTCGACCTCCCAATCcgtttcctcctcattaCACTCAGTGGATCCTAGCTCTTCTCATGATCGTCGATTCACATCTTTCGGGAGGACAAATATCGACTCTTCGAGATCTTGCACGTGCAGCTATGAGAGTAGCAGGCTGGCGGTGGATTCGTGGGGTCGTAACGAGGGACGtgaatgaaggatggaaactCGGTGGTCAAGGCTGGAGATTGGTGACTGCATCCGCAGAGAATGAGGgaggcgaggaggagagtgtAGATGAAATGCTTGCGAGATGCTGGGTGGTCGTACATGCTATTGTTGCTGGATGGGCCCAACGAGATTTGCTTGATGATTTGGAAAATTTGTTCAAGTAGGTCTTCACCGAGGAGGGTAGCCATTATACATCAAACATTATCATTAAGGCATCGACCAATGTATAACACTTAATGAGAACTATGCAAGGTGAAATTTTGTTTGACGGTCTGGCTGGGAACTTCCCTATACTCGCGCGACAGTACAGACAAAAATGGAACGGAAAAGTGAGTGAACGTAGGTGGCGCAAAAGCCAGTAGTGCAAGCCACCTGCTAGTTATCAAAGAAACTGCATCAAACGCCAGATTCACATCTACAGTCTGGCCATGAGACAATATAGAGTGATACACAATGTCTA is a window from the Cryptococcus deuterogattii R265 chromosome 10, complete sequence genome containing:
- a CDS encoding folylpolyglutamate synthase: MPGPSGQGQHPPHTGSAVETNTLPNPSPTATNSTFNGLGKIDLGLSRMQTLLSSFAPPLSIPAIHLAGTNGKGSVSALLESCFLSAGFRVARYNSPYLLEPRDAVRIDGLPPTQEQWEEAVRTVKGVDEKKNVGATVFEITTAAAYWLINNTKNTCCAQQGPGRGRGVDVMIIECGMGGARDATNVIPADTILASALTSVGLDHTAFLGETVEEITREKASIAVRDAVFVIGAQQYEGVVDMARRTAGERGAKVLEALRTEKVSEVGMEKGRQVVSVEPFKPPPPVQLRTLLPSLPTATTTSSSSSGDNSSIITQLSLPGNHQLDNLSVALTILQAIRHDTRAKQIQPLLERLTDTAIQQGVASCQWEGRCSWVHYVENRQGESHSFLVDGAHNSDSAKVLRDYIDSLSIEGDDNLEPRFRFIVSLSASPGKSIDSVLSPLLRRGDEIELVEFTTPVQGMPWIKTVPRDEVARAARQLLGEEAVIIGGVGEDGVRDALRNAKGSGRLAVVCGSLYLVADVYRLMKDEYL
- a CDS encoding specific transcriptional repressor codes for the protein MSASESQIPAISSSGGRVSHPSSPSSTANIASTSIPSAAERQDGIPNSPTNIPEGAVGGTITAITSGTTQIPRNNQVLTEDSQEPPVPERHANLERSSGTQASEVKEEAQEIEEGPKFIQPDHFSPLTNNLNGSGAARGIPNIGDGWLSPEDDPHALRGIPVFKPSMEEFIDFEGYARKTTAWGQYSGIVKIIPPVEWIDSVPPISKSSLASVRVTDPIQQNLIGSSGLFRIANVVRNKRRPLTVEEWFKKCKDKKFSGPGPKDVGSTTNRDSKEAEERRQKVRDDMKKEKERRREKRLAAEANRVRKATEIEDIKEEKENNGQVQPVSDRKDEASTDSVNKPQELHSASLGPEPFTKSRTFEKHINPWYESFDPKEDWLPENTRREDYSLEACVALERRFWKNMGLGEPSWYGADMEGSLFMDEKTPWNVAHLPNLLNRWDLRHLPGVNAPYLYFGMWGASFAWHVEDMDLFSINYIHFGAPKFWYAIPQQQAERFERILQGYFPEDARNCDQFLRHKSFAVSPYRLANDGMRVNMLVHNQGEFVITYPRGYHAGFNMGFNCAESVNFALDSWVELGRRAKACKCVNHSVRIDVDEMLAKDAIRFKGEEELLNAIAEERNKKKQRKRLSSGDDRTPRKRAKQDSQKPSDDTVLSHTPAIIEEADQSKPVKAPRKRISKAIIDISSNQQPAKADLFKDPNAFPCLFCPGFAKDDLLPVFDPSDAVKARWKPRHGEIMAHHSCALAMPGVGIEDREVPGGFGTFIVGVENVESARWKLKCLLCKDKKLQKTGAKIQCTKGKCPRAFHVSCARESDVASLKIWEVETPMLSGEGEPPLPEDAEIPMMIDIKVELLCPQHNPEVKEKLEQRKAEAFRDRVMSIPSGSKIKIKIRTGASLEYILVEARETTQEVYVQDAEGIGGIFPWSSIDLRPAQGPLLENEYARTHVNANNRRHDQMNGASSQDDQSDVQRHLAPQDKQSAQPAHARPLRMDEMLNPSPKKSKKLNQGSGLARRESAPEPAPYNSYPPHGSGHHPKHHFHVHSAGHLEHLAHHPSSQFPTPVPPLQVSHQMSYQLTHPVLHHQQYQAVPQRVFHPQPPSQEHQPLYPIPHPQVSHHPHHLAPPPSNTSQRLASHLAPHESHYSRPSSVPVLHHYHHLPPPQPSYPHPRYPTPPQTHYPSHPHPHHEPHIQSSALPPPPPPPAPGHLMNDQAGNPSHPHRQMYEPYRRHSAPHPVHPTHFVNPVTTEQSRLGDRKVSTPNGAGHLPVPDGY
- a CDS encoding chorismate synthase — protein: MSSFGTLYRVHTYGESHCKSVGCIVDGVPPGLQLTEADIQTQLSRRRPGQSDITTARSEFDTVHVQSGTEHGVTLGTPIGLLVHNKDQRPHDYAETDLYPRPSHADYTYLAKYGVKASSGGGRASARETIGRVAAGAIAEKYLKEAFGVEIVAFVASVGKVALPFADEEDEVLGKEYMDLVKTVTREEVDKEITRCPHKETSKKMEETIRAAKAKDDSLGGSVTCVIRRCPLGLGEPCFDKLEAVLAHAMLSIPSTKSFEIGSGLRGSTFPGSVHNDPFVEGVDEKTGGRRLRTVTNWSGGVQGGISNGEDIYFRIGFKPPATIAQEQSTAKYDGTEGVLAAKGRHDPCVVPRAVPIVETMAALVIMDMVLQQNARLTAASLLPDLTHLPPTMVLPGKGTIQKIKEGQSVGEVQNQKVGEE